CGGGTTGTTTTGCTTGCCGATTATCGGGGATTCGATTATCGGATCAGGTATGTAGTAAAATCAAATTGGACCGTCGTAGATACGCAGCGCCTTTCATTTGACTATTGTGTCGACTCAATCTTCTAAATTCCTTACAAAGGTATAATTGCCGGCACTTTTTTTCATCTTATATAAAGCTGCCGGGCGGCCGCCTTCCGAGCGTTTTTCGCCGGTGTCTATCAGTAACTCGGCTTGTTCGATACGGCGGCGGAAGGATTTTTTCTGCAAGCCTTTGCCGATCAACGCTTCATGCAATGCCTGTAATTCCGGCAGGGTGAAGGTTTCCTCCAACGCGTAGGCCGGTACGATGGAATACAGCGCTTTTTGCCGCAAACGCTCGCGGGCCAGACTTATGATGGCTTGATGATCGAAAGCCAAATCCATTTCCGCAACCGTATCCAGTGCCAACCACTGGGCATCGGCGACTGTGGCGACATGCGCATAGCATGCCTGAAAAGCCATTAATGCCGTATAGGCAATCGTCACCGACCAGCCACGCTTGTCGCGTTGGGCATTCCCGATCGTTTGCAGTTGCTCCAGGTAAGGTGGTTCGATGCCGGTTTTTTCTTGCAGCTTGCGCAGAACCGTATCTTCCAGGGTTATATCCCGAATCAAATCGACAAAACCGCCCGGCAAGCCCCATTTGCCCAATTCAGGGTGGTTGGAACGCTGCACCAGCAAGACCTTCAAGCATGCCTCGTGATAGGTAAAGAGCACCGCATCGACCGTGAGTAGCGGGCTGTCGTATTGGCGTTTGTCGTAGTCGGCTAAAAACTGTTTTTCGTCCATTGTCTCGGTCTGTTTTTGCAGCAAATAGGTTGGCGTTTTAGGAGCTGATGCATATTGTCTCAATGTTTGTGTCTTTTTGTCACTTAAAAAGCTTGACATTAAGTGTCCTTAGGATACTATTTAGCTTAAGTGACTTTTCGACACCAATAGGAGCAATATCATGTTAGGCATACAATATTTCAAAGCGGATTCCTCAACCTTTGTGATTAAAACCGTCAATGGCAGGGTGCGTAAGACAGGCAAAGGCCTTAGTTTTTTTTATAACGTCGCCACCGCCTCAATCGTGGCAGTACCGGTCAGCGCGCAGGAAGCACCGTTTATCTTCAAACTGTTGACGGCGGACTTTCAATCGGTAACCGTGCAGGGCCAAGTCACCTACCGAGTGGCGGAGCCGGAAAAAATGGCCGAGATGTTGAATTACAGCTTAAAAAACGACGGCTCAAGCTATGTATCGGAAGACCCGTTAAAACTGTCGGACCGGGTGATTCGTATCGTACAATCGATCGTGCAGAATAAGGTGCAAACCGCCGGTTTGCGCGAGGCGTTGAAACTTGGGCAAAGCCTGGTGGCTCTGCTGAAAGCGCAATTGCAGGAAGATTCTCCGCTGACCGCACTGGGTATCGT
This sequence is a window from Methylomonas methanica MC09. Protein-coding genes within it:
- a CDS encoding NUDIX hydrolase, which produces MDEKQFLADYDKRQYDSPLLTVDAVLFTYHEACLKVLLVQRSNHPELGKWGLPGGFVDLIRDITLEDTVLRKLQEKTGIEPPYLEQLQTIGNAQRDKRGWSVTIAYTALMAFQACYAHVATVADAQWLALDTVAEMDLAFDHQAIISLARERLRQKALYSIVPAYALEETFTLPELQALHEALIGKGLQKKSFRRRIEQAELLIDTGEKRSEGGRPAALYKMKKSAGNYTFVRNLED